In Saccharomycodes ludwigii strain NBRC 1722 chromosome III, whole genome shotgun sequence, one DNA window encodes the following:
- the CBF2 gene encoding Cbf2p (similar to Saccharomyces cerevisiae YGR140W | CBF2 | Centromere-Binding Factor) has translation MTNESVELRVKELISKLNPRTVYQYKLYQSKYIKWYKNYIVKDNTTNDNKKSNYYADIKVNAPLIHLYILHLYETSKTEEEEEGEGEINAEKNKNTTDLIDHNSDDNINIATYRKIISSLNLLNKIIVIHKNEKEQFEEQKEEREENANATVGEEYLENVIKLYNFKKNINTNIINKKQLYPTPLEMSINFYNDQTIELNNKFPKYFRTSLEKLRFLVDFHIQHFTNLAFKERNLLLLKDLHVMEGEDTTLFVTHDFGEYKISSFLPSSPLHQVFDNPLISLACYSHLRFYGGPNYKGDGYPTLKNIEVDNYPLIRGRSFTKPPIEDTMGLYYSCAFQYLHKPYKKNNYFAKKHTGFFKNLQWALEDWDYINESNKYIKSKFHCPYMVTDDFLHVYDYLEDTTDKTVALYLRDSFNSQLPENLLTQIFPESDDNSSHSALEFNKVMKLLRRYLLFGLPIIYRIFPQHDIFQSKDGLFSKQEFVKFYKTILEKYDRENPGIWSNYNLGDLVENYTPINIPTPAISTLGPIPIQDTNTNPSIGNNTYTTMDHNYALATGAKKNESMLPVHRIDSNTIVEFTKYQILSNFKTLIGMLQTCFNRFQNTTGVTNNGNIALIEGSRSSANNKIVSPKKFNRHCPFIEASQFSSVLQIIENQLDAVNIKDLHVADTSSFKGIRSKKKLNQENIVNSGDSEADFLKQEHEVEKSNHIVKNKGAGSDGDESEEDDDDDDDDEDTEAQELQRMIVEIIKRELRANMTLETRKLTQMFNKYKEDLIAEIIDEFQMRYKEEIKEEIRKELKNDLKNEIANEIKESLKNEVLNSEIKAITREKSLSPRKRGLLDYESSDIVTIQTKNTDQNNLRYEGLGTSPRKKHTLARTRSTTNMENNKKIRLDNDADKDKTIVFKMNPDKNLGVEDIILEWYSPNEKYGNECVHSTNKRLGKHWRLQGVNAEMYKIRKPVVECYINFVNNLGVDRFEALNIMKEFCSNKFSDDIPSFSEFLKNHKKNTGMNWKKE, from the coding sequence ATGACCAATGAATCTGTAGAACTTAGAGTTAAAGAACTTATTAGTAAGCTAAATCCAAGGACAGTTTATCAATACAAATTATACCAATCCAAATACATCAAATggtataaaaattatattgttAAGGACAATACAACTAACGATAATAAGAAATCAAATTATTATGCAGATATTAAAGTTAATGCTCCTCTAattcatttatatattcttcACCTATATGAAACTTCAAAAacagaagaggaagaggaaggaGAGGGAGAAATCAATGCGGAAAAGAATAAGAACACTACTGATCTTATTGACCATAATTCGGAcgataatattaacataGCAACATATCGTAAAATTATATCCagtttaaatttattaaataaaatcatagTTATAcacaaaaatgaaaaagaacaGTTCgaagaacaaaaagagGAGAGGGAGGAAAATGCAAATGCTACAGTAGGCGAAGaatatttagaaaatgtcataaaattatacaactttaaaaaaaacatcaacACTAACatcatcaataaaaaacaattgtaTCCAACGCCATTGGAAATGtctataaatttttataatgatCAGACTattgaattaaataacaaGTTTCCAAAATACTTTAGAACATCCTTAGAGAAATTAAGGTTTTTAGTAGATTTCCATATTCAACATTTTACTAACTTAGcatttaaagaaagaaatttGCTACTATTAAAGGACTTGCATGTGATGGAAGGAGAGGATACTACATTGTTTGTAACACACGATTTTGGTGAGTATAAAATATCAAGTTTTTTACCATCTTCACCGTTACATCAGGTGTTTGATAACCCTTTAATATCGCTAGCATGCTACTCTCATTTACGATTTTATGGTGGCCCCAACTACAAGGGTGATGGATATCCtactttgaaaaatattgagGTTGACAATTATCCACTGATTAGAGGCAGAAGTTTTACTAAGCCACCAATTGAAGATACAATGGGACTTTATTATAGCTGTGCATTTCAATATTTACACAAACcttacaagaaaaataattattttgctAAAAAACACACTGGATTTTTCAAGAATTTGCAATGGGCGCTGGAAGATTGGGATTATATCAATGAAAGCAATAAGTatattaaatcaaaattcCACTGTCCTTATATGGTTACTGATGATTTTTTACATGTATACGACTATTTAGAGGATACTACTGATAAAACAGTTGCTCTTTATCTTCGGGATAGCTTTAATAGTCAATTACCggaaaatttattaactCAAATATTCCCTGAATCCGACGATAACAGTTCTCATTCCGCTTTAGAATTTAACAAGGTTATGAAGCTTTTACGaagatatttattatttgggTTACCTATAATCTATAGAATATTTCCCCAGCATGATATATTTCAAAGTAAAGATGGACTCTTTTCAAAACAAgaatttgttaaattttacaaaaccattttggaaaaatatgATCGAGAAAATCCAGGGATATGGAGTAATTATAATTTGGGCGATCTGGTGGAAAATTATACCCCGATTAATATACCTACTCCTGCAATTAGCACCTTGGGGCCTATACCAATACAAGACACTAACACAAATCCTTCCATTGGCAACAACACTTACACTACCATGGATCACAATTATGCTCTGGCTACTGGTgctaaaaaaaacgaaTCAATGCTACCAGTTCATAGGATCGATTCTAACACTATAGTGgaatttacaaaatatcagatactttcaaattttaaaactcTCATTGGAATGTTGCAAACCTGTTTTAATAGATTTCAAAATACTACAGGTGTTactaataatggtaatataGCTCTTATTGAGGGCAGTCGCAGTTctgcaaataataaaattgttagtccaaaaaaatttaatcgTCATTGTCCCTTTATTGAGGCTTCGCAATTTTCCAGTGTTTTACAAATTATTGAGAACCAATTGGATGCCGTTAATATTAAAGATTTACATGTAGCGGATACTAGTAGTTTTAAAGGCATAAgatcaaagaaaaagttaaatcaggaaaatattgttaataGTGGGGATTCTGAAGCGgattttttgaaacaaGAACATGAAGTTGAGAAGTCAAATCAcattgtaaaaaataaaggtgCTGGAAGTGACGGAGATGAGAGTGAAGAAGACGACGACGAcgacgatgatgatgaagatacTGAAGCTCAAGAGCTACAACGAATGATTGTggaaataattaaaagagAACTAAGGGCAAATATGACCTTAGAAACCAGAAAACTCACACaaatgtttaataaatataaggAAGATCTAATAGCAGAAATCATTGATGAATTCCAGATGAGgtataaagaagaaataaaagaagaaatacGTAAAGAGTTAAAGaatgatttgaaaaatgagATAGcaaatgaaattaaagagtctttaaaaaatgaagttTTAAATTCCGAGATAAAGGCAATAACTAGAGAAAAATCATTGTCACCAAGGAAGAGGGGGTTATTGGACTATGAAAGCAGTGATATTGTTACCATTCAAACTAAAAATACTGATCAGAACAACCTTAGGTATGAAGGTCTCGGTACTTCACCACGCAAAAAACATACATTAGCCCGAACAAGAAGCACAACAAACatggaaaataataaaaaaataagattgGACAATGATGCTGACAAGGACAAGACGattgttttcaaaatgaATCCAGATAAAAATTTGGGTGTTGAGGATATAATTCTAGAATGGTACTCGCCAAATGAAAAGTATGGAAACGAATGTGTCCATTCTACTAATAAAAGGCTAGGGAAGCACTGGAGATTGCAAGGCGTTAATGCAGAAATGTATAAAATAAGAAAGCCTGTCGTGGAATGCTACATCAATTTTGTCAATAATCTAGGAGTTGATAGATTTGAGGCTCTAAATATAATGAAAGAGTTTTGCAGCAACAAGTTCAGTGACGATATACCGTCGTTTAGTgagtttttgaaaaaccaCAAGAAAAATACTGGTATGAATTGGAAAAAGGAATGA
- a CDS encoding MFS transporter (similar to Saccharomyces cerevisiae YPR156C | TPO3 | Transporter of Polyamines (paralog of YGR138C | TPO2)) — translation MSEKKSAVAEKAPVKKSSDNKPPVKNEKQARGSRDSARSSSSSGSASSLSDDQASSVNSFDSYTQQPQSYVPEENSKAKKTNSLRLVPTETVKSLQDMGISKNAPIPDVNAPTAQLNAIFPEEYTLETPTGLVPVATLHSIGRTNTSITRTRTRQMSRNSTGDDDDVGDVSGDGDDKNANEEPEIDPEIEFVTFVTGDPENPHNWNLTLRWVYTIILSTLVICVAYGSACITGGLGTVEKKYHVGQEVAILTCSLMVIGFSLGPLIWSPVSDLYGRRVAYFVSMGLYVIFNIPCAISPTIAGLCVCRFLCGVWSSSGLCLVGGSLADMFPTETRGRAIAFFAFAPYCGPVFGPLVNGFISVSTGRMDLIFWVNMAFAGGMWIIVAFIPETFAPVILKNRAARLRKETGNPKIMTEQEAQGMSISEMLKTCVVRPLYFAVTEPVLDMMCFYVCLIYSLLYAFFFAYPVIFGELHGYKDNLIGLMFIPILIGAIFALFTTSWCESQYIKVTLKRKPTPEDRLLGAMIGAPFAAIALWMLGATAEKHVIWVGQASSGLPFGFGMVLIYYSLNNYIIDCYAVYASSALATKVFLRSAGGAAFPLFTTQMYHRLKLHWASWLLAFISSAMIVLPFAFYKYGKTLRAKLSKKDYSADAM, via the coding sequence ATgtctgaaaaaaaaagcgcAGTTGCTGAAAAAGCTCCTGTTAAAAAGAGTTCTGATAATAAACCACCAGTTAAGAACGAAAAGCAAGCAAGAGGTAGTAGAGATAGTGCTAGAAGTAGTTCTAGCAGCGGTAGTGCCTCTTCCCTAAGCGATGATCAAGCTTCCTCCGTTAATTCTTTTGACTCATATACCCAACAACCACAGTCTTATGTTCCAGAGGAGAATTCAAAGGCTAAAAAAACCAACAGTTTGAGGCTAGTTCCTACTGAGACTGTCAAATCTTTGCAAGACATGGGTATTTCAAAAAACGCACCCATACCCGATGTCAACGCTCCAACCGCACAACTCAATGCAATTTTCCCTGAAGAATATACACTAGAAACTCCAACTGGGTTGGTCCCAGTTGCCACTTTGCACAGTATAGGTAGAACAAATACCTCTATTACTAGGACCAGGACAAGACAAATGAGCAGAAATAGTActggtgatgatgatgatgtcGGCGATGTCAGTGGCGATGGTGACGATAAAAATGCTAACGAAGAACCAGAAATCGATCCAGAAATTGAATTTGTCACATTTGTTACTGGCGATCCCGAGAATCCACATAACTGGAACTTGACTTTGCGTTGGGTTTACACTATTATATTGTCCACTTTGGTTATTTGCGTTGCTTATGGTAGTGCTTGTATTACTGGTGGTTTGGGTACTgttgaaaagaaatatcatGTTGGTCAAGAAGTTGCCATTTTGACCTGTTCTTTGATGGTTATTGGTTTCTCTTTAGGTCCATTGATATGGTCTCCTGTCAGTGATTTATACGGTAGACGTGTGGCTTACTTTGTGTCCATGGGGTTGtatgttattttcaatattccTTGTGCTATATCACCAACCATTGCTGGGTTGTGTGTGTGTAGATTTTTGTGTGGTGTCTGGAGTAGTTCTGGGTTGTGTTTAGTCGGTGGTTCTTTAGCCGATATGTTTCCTACAGAAACCAGAGGTAGGGCCATTGCCTTTTTTGCCTTTGCTCCTTACTGTGGTCCAGTTTTTGGTCCGTTGGTCAATGGTTTCATCAGTGTTAGTACCGGTAGAATGGATTTGATTTTCTGGGTTAATATGGCTTTTGCAGGTGGTATGTGGATCATCGTTGCCTTTATTCCAGAAACTTTTGCACCAGTTATCTTGAAAAACAGAGCTGCTAGATTGAGAAAAGAAACTGGTAATCCAAAGATCATGACTGAGCAGGAAGCTCAGGGAATGAGTATCAGTGAAATGTTGAAAACTTGTGTTGTCAGACCACTATATTTTGCAGTTACTGAACCAGTTTTGGATATGATGTGCTTTTATGTCTGTTTGATTTATTCCCTATTGTAtgcttttttctttgcttACCCCGTTATTTTCGGTGAATTGCATGGTTACAAGGATAATTTGATTGGGTTGATGTTTATTCCAATTTTGATTGGTGCTATTTTTGCCTTGTTTACCACTTCCTGGTGTGAAAGTCAATATATTAAGGTTACATTAAAGAGAAAACCTACTCCAGAAGATAGATTATTGGGTGCTATGATTGGCGCTCCTTTTGCTGCCATCGCATTGTGGATGTTAGGTGCCACTGCTGAGAAACATGTCATTTGGGTTGGTCAGGCTTCTAGTGGTTTGCCATTTGGTTTCGGTAtggttttaatttattattctttaaataattatattattgattGTTACGCCGTGTATGCTTCCAGTGCTTTGGCTACCAAGGTCTTTTTAAGATCTGCTGGTGGTGCTGCTTTTCCATTGTTTACCACACAAATGTATCATAGGTTGAAATTGCATTGGGCTTCTTGGTTGCTAGCCTTTATCTCTAGTGCCATGATTGTTTTGCCTTTTgcattttataaatatggtAAGACTTTGAGAGCTAAGTTGAGTAAGAAAGATTATTCTGCGGATGCTATGTGA
- the NCA2 gene encoding Nca2p (similar to Saccharomyces cerevisiae YPR155C | NCA2 | Nuclear Control of ATPase), producing the protein MIFENCLLTELVNLNNSLNLISPNIPSVNNEGVATINDSQSANTVELSRKLLVLQENLEYSIKQEPKVTAASNNIRKNSFNTNSVNIKSIIKNINALPHFQSSSEYSDILTWYLQFLKVSSNLKVVEDDLSYFESLLSSKRWQLIYNIQTFPRKLYLGACILQKTIKKSGFKDGNNSKLSDLFSVSNFMSIPLWDAEKNFLHKFNFNPHSLLESPKLLFLIFNNLLNGEIKSTIDKLNKQKQEILVTYENLINQYENKKFESSLGEPNINVDFVNNGKKYDYLITKNLISLQPSTSERYWLTLTVAFYYLPFKIIGIWKNRVIIYKFIKTEMIDFTKGLLLNWIWNPLVQIWNTVSHREDSSMMVSNPQSLANENSALQKMMENYVKRNSSDVEFPDNQTALYNDLLEKHFLDIYEYQLQSPWKYFFNGQLIQSGLILVQRAKVEAGVALNGIDKLLQSQELVFEFAAISPAILICYSLYGVFIKPLLFNAPIKITQTLSNLFLGKQKTLNKKDKILSYYNGLLKYSYDESEAADNKDITTLISQNFIYLLDNFGELGLKLIPKERLDEWSQDIMIIFHNRKNSKILEKQLNRVYQSYGRYFN; encoded by the coding sequence AtgatttttgaaaattgcTTATTAACCGAACTTGTTAATTTGAACAATTCGctaaatttaatttcacCAAATATTCCCTCCGTTAATAATGAAGGTGTTGCTACAATCAACGATTCACAAAGTGCTAACACTGTAGAGCTTTCTAGAAAATTGCTCGTGTTACAAGAAAATTTAGAATATTCAATTAAACAGGAACCTAAAGTTACTGCCGCTAGCAAcaatattagaaaaaacagttttaataccaacagtgtaaatattaaatccattattaaaaatattaatgcCCTACCCCATTTTCAATCATCTTCAGAATACAGTGATATTTTAACTTGGTATTTGCAATTTTTGAAAGTTAGTTctaatttaaaagttgttgaAGATGATTTATCATACTTTGAATCTTTGTTATCCAGCAAAAGATGGCAGTTAATCTATAACATTCAAACTTTCCCCAGAAAACTCTATTTGGGTGCTTGCATTTTGCAAAaaaccattaaaaaatcagGTTTCAAAGATGGAAACAACAGCAAATTAAGCGATCTGTTTAGTGTATCTAATTTCATGTCTATACCATTATGGGATGCtgaaaagaattttttacacaaattcaattttaatcCACATAGTCTACTAGAATCACctaaattgttatttttaatctttaacaatttattaaatggaGAAATTAAATCTACAATTGACAAATTAAACAAGCAAAAACAGGAAATTTTGGTGACTTatgaaaatttaataaatcaatatgaaaataaaaaatttgaatcaTCACTGGGAGAACCCAATATCAATGTTGATTTCGTCAACAACGgcaaaaaatatgattatttaattacCAAAAATTTGATAAGTTTACAACCAAGTACTTCCGAGAGATATTGGTTAACGTTAACAGTTGCCTTTTACTATTTACCCTTTAAGATTATTGGTATATGGAAGAATAGAGTAATAAtctataaatttattaaaaccGAAATGATTGATTTTACTAAAGGTTTGTTACTCAATTGGATATGGAATCCATTGGTACAGATATGGAATACGGTATCACATAGAGAGGATTCTTCAATGATGGTTTCTAACCCACAATCTTTAGCCAACGAAAATAGCGctttacaaaaaatgatGGAAAATTATGTCAAACGTAATTCTTCAGATGTAGAATTTCCTGACAACCAAACTGCTTTGTATAATgatttattggaaaaacattttttggATATTTATGAGTATCAATTACAAAGCCCTTGGAAGTATTTTTTCAACGGCCAACTAATCCAAAGCGGGTTGATATTAGTGCAAAGAGCTAAAGTTGAGGCTGGTGTTGCCTTGAATGGTATTGACAAATTATTACAATCACAGGAATTGGTTTTTGAATTTGCAGCTATCTCACCTGCCATATTAATTTGCTACAGTTTGTATGGGGTTTTTATAAAacctttattatttaatgcGCCCATTAAAATTACCCAAACCTTATCAAACTTGTTTCTAGGGAAACAAAAGACATTAAACAAGAAAGATAAGATATTGAGTTATTACAATGGGTTGTTAAAATATTCCTATGACGAAAGTGAAGCTGCGGACAATAAAGACATTACCACTCTTATTAgtcaaaattttatttatttgttagaTAATTTTGGTGAATTAGGATTAAAACTAATTCCAAAGGAAAGACTTGACGAATGGAGTCAAgatattatgattattttccataatagaaaaaactccaaaattttggaaaaacaaTTGAACAGAGTATACCAATCATATGGAAGATATTTCAATTGA
- the LSB1 gene encoding Lsb1p (similar to Saccharomyces cerevisiae YPR154W | PIN3 | Psi+ Inducibility (paralog of YGR136W | LSB1)) produces the protein MSAQDSVNIIQREIDSLKSTGAIDDHLYGQFRELLNKVNSSSPVLEYVEAIYPFAAQQDGDLSLQPGDKIQVLEKISPDWYKGKCDGKVGVFPSNYVKPAFSGSSASRSAATTPAAAPQYSGSSQQPFPPQFTGYYQQPQQPVVVQQPVAQPVAQPVAQPVAQPAPQEHHHSALKKFGSSLGNAAIFGAGATMGSDLVNSIF, from the coding sequence ATGTCAGCTCAAGATTCTGTTAACATTATTCAAAGAGAAATCGACAGTTTAAAATCGACTGGTGCTATTGATGATCATTTATATGGTCAATTCAGAGAACTATTAAACAAAGttaattcttcttctcccGTATTGGAGTATGTTGAAGCCATTTATCCATTTGCTGCTCAACAAGATGGTGATTTGAGTTTGCAGCCAGGAGATAAAATTCaagttttggaaaaaattagtCCTGACTGGTATAAAGGTAAATGTGATGGTAAAGTTGGTGTTTTCCCAAGCAATTACGTCAAGCCTGCTTTCAGCGGCTCATCTGCTTCCAGATCTGCTGCTACAACCCCAGCTGCGGCTCCTCAATACAGCGGTTCGTCCCAACAACCCTTTCCACCACAGTTTACTGGTTATTACCAACAACCTCAACAACCAGTTGTTGTCCAACAACCAGTAGCCCAGCCAGTAGCCCAGCCAGTAGCCCAGCCAGTAGCCCAGCCAGCACCTCAGGAACATCATCACAGCGCTTTGAAGAAATTTGGTAGTAGTTTAGGTAATGCTGCTATTTTTGGTGCTGGTGCTACTATGGGTTCAGATTTAGTGAACAGTATCTTTTAA
- the MAY24 gene encoding May24p (similar to Saccharomyces cerevisiae YPR153W | genetic interaction profile similarity to MTC Annotated Yeast genes MTC2 and MTC4 | uncharacterized intron close to the beginning of the gene), producing SSFVTYEGYPVGYVTPSFPSLYWPINNKKYTVSYLYYTEDIWKFTLYWTLIFFAGFYLAAGIIAVISHRRSFWVGLVWVIIYLLVGGCQALISGTCIGLLTAAIYRAGLFSMSTWIPLSLAVVQILFNALTSYRIYGVII from the coding sequence agttcATTTGTTACTTATGAAGGTTATCCCGTAGGTTATGTTACTCCATCTTTTCCATCTCTCTATTGGCCTATCAATAACAAGAAATATACAGTATCCTATTTATATTACACAGAAGATATATGGAAATTTACCCTATATTGGacattgatattttttgcCGGATTTTATTTGGCAGCAGGCATAATTGCAGTTATATCTCACAGAAGATCATTTTGGGTTGGATTAGTGTGggttattatatatttattggtTGGTGGTTGTCAAGCTTTAATTTCGGGTACATGTATTGGACTATTAACCGCTGCTATATATAGAGCAGGCTTGTTCTCGATGTCCACTTGGATACCATTGAGTTTGGCTGTGGTacaaattttattcaatgcACTAACTAGTTATAGAATCTATGGAGTAATTATATAG
- the PRE9 gene encoding proteasome core particle subunit alpha 3 (similar to Saccharomyces cerevisiae YGR135W | PRE9 | PRoteinase yscE) encodes MGSRRYDSRTTIFSPEGRLYQVEYALESISHAGTAIGIMAKDGIVLAAERKVTSKLLEQDTSNEKLYKLNDNIAVAVAGLTADAATLISTARTYAQTYLKTYNEDIPVENLVRRMSNIKQGYTQHGGLRPFGVSFIYAGYDDRYGFQLYTSNPSGNYSGWKAISIGANTSAVQTLLQLDYKDEISLEDAKGLALKVLSKTTDSSILTSERVEFAIITKNEKNNKVIQKLYKPAEIEVLLKEKGITKNDDDDSDDDEQEDVQM; translated from the coding sequence atgggaTCCAGAAGATATGATAGTAGAACAACAATCTTTTCTCCAGAAGGTCGATTATACCAAGTAGAATATGCTTTAGAAAGTATATCACATGCTGGTACTGCCATTGGTATCATGGCTAAAGATGGAATTGTATTGGCGGCTGAACGTAAAGTGACTAGTAAACTATTGGAACAGGATACTtctaatgaaaaattatataaattgaatGATAATATAGCAGTGGCTGTTGCAGGGTTAACCGCTGACGCTGCGACTTTAATTAGCACTGCAAGAACTTATGCTCAAACATATCTAAAGACTTACAACGAAGATATTCCTGTAGAAAATTTAGTTAGACGTATGAGCAACATTAAACAAGGCTATACTCAACATGGTGGTTTAAGACCGTTTGGTGTGTCGTTTATTTATGCTGGTTATGATGACAGATATGGATTTCAGTTATATACTTCTAATCCTAGTGGGAATTATTCTGGATGGAAAGCTATCAGTATTGGTGCAAATACTTCAGCTGTTCAAACTTTACTACAATTAGATTATAAAGATGAAATTAGTTTAGAAGACGCCAAAGGCTTAGCATTGAAAGTTTTGTCTAAAACTACAGACAGTTCGATCTTAACTAGCGAAAGAGTGGAATTTGCTATAATCAccaaaaacgaaaaaaataataaagttatacaaaaattatacaaGCCTGCTGAAATCGAGGTTTTATTGAAGGAAAAGggtataacaaaaaatgatgatgatgatagtgatgatgatgaacaAGAAGACGTTCAGATGTAA
- the URN1 gene encoding Urn1p (similar to Saccharomyces cerevisiae YPR152C | URN1 | U2-U5-U6 snRNP RES complex and NTC interacting protein), which produces MFKRRKLLIATEYNDSDSSVSSDDDKDKEEHIVLIKKKPTIAKHEAERIEQHDSVNNPAETGRKANSSSKANIARTKPVDVDHESTKLPDNLQENLFKIFENNDLNPYGAYESELKKVFVEPLVSLSKSEDIEKIFDIWCISKVSNAGNGNDFKDENGHQVRNYSKYHDIAEHVANFKPLTKTTIFYDIAQKNRYLFENTKGNDNNNNGANTITLKQKKEFVSRLLYYYKYVSLGDRKNIFIKLLQRYKSRFNLKTPLDSKTRDKQAIIEQLLKIEDAVLVIHGKNSELQNNIHYYVLSVKDKYDTILEFVK; this is translated from the coding sequence ATGTTTAAAAGACGAAAACTATTAATTGCAACAGAGTATAACGACAGTGATTCGTCAGTATCATCTGATGATGACAAGGATAAAGAAGAACatatagttttaataaaaaaaaaaccaacaaTAGCAAAGCATGAGGCCGAAAGAATAGAACAACACGACTCTGTTAATAATCCCGCAGAAACAGGACGTAAGGctaattcttcttctaaaGCTAATATCGCTAGGACAAAACCTGTTGATGTCGACCACGAAAGCACCAAGTTGCCAGATAATTTACAGGAAAATctattcaaaatatttgaaaacaatgaTTTAAATCCATATGGTGCATACGAATCTGAActtaaaaaagtttttgtcGAACCATTGGTTTCTTTAAGTAAATCTGAAGATATTGAAAAGATATTTGACATATGGTGTATTTCAAAAGTATCCAATGCTGGTAATGGGAATGATTTTAAAGATGAAAACGGTCATCAAGTTCGAAATTATTCCAAATATCATGACATAGCGGAACATGTAGCTAACTTTAAACCTCTAActaaaacaacaattttttatgatattgcacaaaaaaatagatatttatttgaaaacacAAAGGggaatgataataacaataatggtgCAAATACAATAACactaaaacaaaagaaagaatTTGTGTCCAGACTACTATACTACTATAAATATGTAAGTTTAGGTGATAGaaagaatatttttataaagcTATTACAAAGATATAAAAGCagatttaatttaaagACGCCATTGGATTCGAAAACACGGGATAAACAAGCGATCATAGAACAACTATTGAAAATTGAGGATGCTGTCTTGGTTATCCATGGTAAGAATTCGGAATTGCAGAATAATATACATTATTATGTGTTATCTGTCAAAGACAAATATGATACAATATTAGAATTTGTAAAGTAA